Proteins co-encoded in one Cupriavidus taiwanensis genomic window:
- a CDS encoding glycosyltransferase, whose protein sequence is MSPVQVSVVIPVYNEEDGLQALFDRLYPALDGLGESYEIIFINDGSVDRSAQMLAAQFHKRPDVTRVVLFNGNFGQHMAILAGFEHTRGKIVITLDADLQNPPEEIPRLVETMRAGHDYVGTIRRQRNDTAFRRYASRAMNRLRERITKIRMTDQGCMLRAYDRAVIDTINACREVNTFIPALAYTFASNPVEIEVGHEQRHAGESKYSLYQLIRLNFDLVTGFSIVPLQWFSAIGTILSLFSGVLFLVLLVRRFVMGSEVQGVFTLFAMNFFLIGILLFGVGLLGEYVGRIYQEVRDRPRYRIKAVLEADPARTAPARTGVEP, encoded by the coding sequence ATGAGCCCGGTCCAGGTCTCGGTCGTCATTCCGGTCTACAACGAAGAAGACGGGCTGCAAGCCCTGTTCGATCGCCTCTATCCGGCGCTGGATGGCCTCGGCGAAAGCTACGAGATCATCTTCATCAACGACGGCAGCGTCGACCGCTCGGCGCAGATGCTGGCGGCGCAGTTCCACAAGCGCCCGGACGTGACCCGGGTGGTGCTGTTCAATGGCAATTTCGGCCAGCACATGGCGATCCTGGCGGGCTTCGAGCACACCCGCGGCAAGATCGTGATCACGCTGGACGCCGACCTGCAGAATCCCCCCGAGGAGATTCCGCGCCTGGTCGAGACCATGCGCGCCGGCCACGACTACGTCGGCACCATCCGCCGCCAGCGCAACGACACCGCGTTCCGCCGCTATGCCTCGCGCGCGATGAACCGGCTGCGCGAGCGCATCACCAAGATCCGCATGACGGACCAGGGCTGCATGCTGCGCGCCTATGACCGCGCCGTGATCGACACCATCAACGCGTGCCGCGAGGTCAATACCTTTATTCCGGCGCTGGCGTACACCTTTGCCTCGAACCCGGTCGAGATCGAAGTCGGGCACGAGCAGCGCCACGCGGGCGAATCGAAGTACTCGCTGTACCAGCTGATCCGCCTGAATTTTGACCTCGTCACCGGCTTCTCGATCGTGCCGCTGCAGTGGTTCTCGGCCATCGGCACGATCCTGTCGCTGTTCTCCGGCGTACTGTTCCTGGTGCTGCTGGTGCGCCGCTTCGTGATGGGGTCGGAAGTGCAGGGTGTGTTCACCCTGTTCGCCATGAACTTCTTCCTGATCGGCATCCTGCTGTTCGGCGTGGGCCTGCTGGGCGAATACGTCGGCCGCATCTACCAGGAAGTGCGCGACCGACCGCGCTACCGCATCAAGGCCGTGCTCGAGGCCGACCCGGCACGCACTGCACCGGCCCGCACCGGCGTGGAGCCATGA
- a CDS encoding formyltransferase, translated as MRAVVFAYHNVGDRCLRVLHARGVDVALVITHRDRPDENIWFRRVADTATELGIPFLYGDDPGDPALAQAVRDARPDVIFSFYYRAMIPAGVLALAPAGAFNMHGSLLPKYRGRVPVNWAVLHGETETGATLHVMEARPDAGDIVDQTAVPILPDDTAGAVFDKVTVAAEQTLWRALPAMMAGQVPRRPNRLVEGSYYSGRKPEDGRIDWNRPAAEVYNLIRAVAPPYPGAFTELGGQRFIVAQARRPLAGPAQPMPGAAPGGAATGLQVRDGQVVGVCGDGGLVIITQLLAADGAAVTPQALARHLHTEQSNEGNR; from the coding sequence ATGCGCGCCGTCGTCTTTGCCTACCACAATGTCGGCGACCGCTGCCTGCGCGTGCTGCATGCGCGCGGGGTGGACGTGGCGCTGGTGATCACGCACCGCGACCGGCCTGACGAGAACATCTGGTTCCGCCGCGTGGCGGATACCGCCACCGAGCTGGGAATCCCGTTCCTCTATGGCGACGATCCCGGCGATCCCGCCCTCGCACAGGCGGTGCGCGACGCGCGCCCGGACGTGATCTTCTCGTTCTATTACCGCGCCATGATCCCCGCCGGCGTGCTGGCGCTGGCGCCGGCAGGAGCGTTCAACATGCACGGCTCGCTGTTGCCGAAATACCGCGGCCGCGTGCCGGTCAACTGGGCCGTGCTGCACGGCGAGACCGAAACCGGCGCTACGCTGCACGTGATGGAAGCCAGGCCGGACGCAGGCGATATCGTCGACCAGACCGCCGTGCCGATCCTGCCCGACGATACCGCCGGCGCCGTGTTCGACAAGGTCACGGTGGCGGCCGAGCAGACGCTGTGGCGCGCCCTGCCCGCGATGATGGCGGGACAGGTGCCGCGCCGCCCCAACCGGCTGGTCGAGGGCAGCTACTACTCGGGGCGCAAGCCCGAGGACGGCCGCATCGACTGGAACCGCCCCGCCGCCGAGGTCTACAACCTGATCCGCGCGGTCGCGCCACCCTATCCCGGCGCCTTCACGGAACTTGGCGGGCAGCGCTTCATCGTGGCGCAGGCACGCCGGCCGCTGGCGGGTCCCGCGCAGCCGATGCCTGGCGCCGCACCAGGCGGCGCGGCAACCGGCCTGCAGGTGCGCGACGGACAGGTCGTCGGCGTGTGCGGCGACGGCGGCCTGGTCATCATCACGCAGCTATTGGCAGCGGACGGCGCCGCCGTCACGCCGCAGGCACTTGCCCGACATCTCCATACCGAACAGTCCAACGAGGGAAACCGATGA
- a CDS encoding bifunctional UDP-4-keto-pentose/UDP-xylose synthase, which translates to MKKVLILGVNGFIGHHLTRRILETTPWEVYGMDMNTDRLGDLVEHPRMHFFEGDITINKEWIEYNIRKCDVVLPLVAIATPATYVRQPLRVFELDFEANLPIVRAAVKYGKHLVFPSTSEVYGMCGDDEFDPDASPLVYGPINKPRWIYACSKQLMDRVIHAYGMEQGLNYTLFRPFNWIGAGLDSIFESKEGSSRVVTQFLGHIVRGEPIRLVDGGAQQRAFADIADGISALMRIIENHGGVASGKIYNIGNPGNIHSVRELAEMMLKMAADYPEYAQEARHTRIVETSSGDFYGKGYQDVQHRVPKIDNTIEDLGWRPEIGMEAALRRIFEAYRGKVVEARTLVDSSH; encoded by the coding sequence ATGAAAAAGGTCCTGATTCTCGGCGTCAACGGCTTCATCGGCCACCACCTGACGCGCCGCATCCTGGAAACCACGCCGTGGGAGGTCTACGGCATGGACATGAACACCGATCGCCTGGGCGACCTCGTCGAGCACCCGCGCATGCACTTCTTCGAAGGCGACATCACCATCAACAAGGAGTGGATCGAGTACAACATCCGCAAGTGCGACGTGGTGCTGCCGCTGGTCGCCATCGCCACCCCGGCCACCTACGTGCGCCAGCCGCTGCGCGTGTTCGAGCTGGACTTCGAGGCCAACCTGCCGATCGTGCGCGCCGCGGTCAAGTACGGCAAGCACCTGGTGTTCCCGTCGACCTCCGAGGTCTACGGCATGTGCGGCGACGATGAATTCGACCCCGACGCCTCGCCGCTGGTCTACGGCCCGATCAACAAGCCGCGCTGGATCTACGCCTGCTCCAAGCAGCTGATGGACCGCGTGATCCACGCCTATGGCATGGAGCAAGGCCTGAACTACACGCTGTTCCGCCCCTTCAACTGGATCGGCGCGGGGCTGGACTCGATCTTCGAATCGAAGGAAGGCTCGTCGCGCGTGGTGACGCAGTTCCTCGGCCATATCGTGCGCGGCGAGCCGATCAGGCTGGTCGACGGCGGCGCGCAGCAACGCGCCTTCGCCGACATCGCCGACGGCATCAGCGCGCTGATGCGCATCATCGAGAATCACGGCGGCGTGGCCAGCGGCAAGATCTACAACATCGGCAACCCGGGCAATATCCATTCGGTGCGCGAGCTCGCCGAGATGATGCTGAAGATGGCCGCCGACTACCCGGAATACGCGCAGGAAGCGCGCCACACCCGCATCGTCGAGACCTCGTCGGGCGACTTCTACGGCAAGGGTTACCAGGACGTGCAGCACCGCGTGCCGAAGATCGACAACACCATCGAGGACCTGGGCTGGCGCCCGGAGATCGGCATGGAAGCGGCGCTGCGGCGCATCTTCGAGGCGTACCGGGGCAAGGTGGTCGAGGCCCGCACGCTGGTCGATTCCAGCCACTGA
- a CDS encoding polysaccharide deacetylase family protein: MARIALKVDVDTLRGTRQGVPRLLSLLAAAQAQATFLFSLGPDHTGWALRRVFRPGFLRKVSRTSVVSNYGLRTLMYGVLLPGPDIGRKGAAEMRAARAAGHECGIHTWDHVYWQDNVRERDAAWTRDQMQRAFARFREIFGAPPVTHGAAGWQMNEAAFRQIDIWDMAYASDGRGTAPYIPTIGGVPCRHVQMPTTLPTLDELIGTDGLTEDNVHTALLKLTEGTRDHVFTLHAELEGGKLAPVFERLLAGWRAQGHELVSMGTWYRGLDCATLPRLPVTWGEIPGRSGELIVQPAPG, encoded by the coding sequence ATGGCACGGATCGCCCTGAAGGTCGACGTCGACACGCTGCGCGGCACGCGCCAGGGCGTGCCGCGGCTGCTGTCGCTGCTGGCGGCCGCGCAGGCACAGGCTACCTTCCTGTTCAGCCTGGGCCCAGACCATACCGGCTGGGCGCTGCGGCGCGTGTTCCGCCCCGGCTTTCTGCGCAAGGTGTCGCGCACCTCGGTGGTGTCGAACTACGGCTTGCGCACGCTGATGTACGGCGTGCTGCTGCCCGGCCCGGATATCGGCCGCAAGGGCGCGGCCGAGATGCGCGCGGCGCGCGCCGCCGGGCATGAATGCGGCATCCACACCTGGGACCACGTCTACTGGCAGGACAATGTGCGCGAGCGCGATGCCGCCTGGACCCGCGACCAGATGCAGCGCGCCTTCGCGCGCTTCCGCGAGATCTTCGGCGCGCCTCCGGTCACGCACGGCGCCGCCGGCTGGCAGATGAACGAGGCCGCGTTCCGCCAGATCGACATCTGGGACATGGCCTACGCGTCCGACGGCCGCGGTACCGCGCCCTATATCCCCACGATCGGCGGCGTGCCCTGTCGCCACGTGCAGATGCCGACCACGCTGCCGACGCTGGACGAGCTGATCGGCACCGACGGCCTGACCGAGGACAACGTGCACACGGCCCTGCTGAAGCTGACCGAAGGCACGCGCGACCATGTGTTCACGCTGCATGCCGAGCTCGAAGGCGGCAAGCTCGCGCCCGTGTTCGAACGGCTGCTGGCGGGCTGGCGTGCGCAGGGGCACGAGCTGGTGTCGATGGGCACGTGGTATCGCGGGCTGGATTGCGCAACGCTGCCGCGCCTGCCGGTGACGTGGGGGGAGATTCCGGGGCGAAGCGGGGAGTTGATCGTGCAGCCCGCACCAGGCTGA
- a CDS encoding heavy metal translocating P-type ATPase, whose product MDCPTEETLIRNKLGGMAGIAALEFNLIQRVLTVHHTLPSAEPVARAIESLGMRPVPLSAEAAQQVMPETAARKPWWPLALAGVAALGAEATEWLGLGLPWLPAVLALAAVALGGLTTYRKGWIALRNGNLNINALMSIAVTGALLLRQWPEAAMVMVLFALAERIEAASLDRARNAIRGLMAMAPERATVRRADGSWDTVPAAGVAVGTLVRLRPGERVALDGKVVRGQSALDQAPITGESVPVDKAEGDALYAGSINQSGELEYIVSAPASDSTLARIIHAVEAAQGSRAPTQRFVDQFARIYTPTVFAIALAVAVVPPLLAGGGWVDWIYKALVLLVIACPCALVISTPVTIVSGLAAAARRGILVKGGVYLEQGRELAWVALDKTGTITHGKPAQTDHALLADDVPHARAIAASLAARSDHPVSRAVAAAAQADGIATLPVEAFEALAGRGTRGTVQGVEYRLGNHRLVHELGACSPALEARLEALEREGKTVVLLARVDGRGAATALALFAVADTVRDTSRQAIAELHALGVKTLMLSGDNPHTAEAIAAQVGIDEARGNQLPQDKADAIAELADAAHARGGRIGMVGDGINDAPALARADVGFAMGAAGTDTAIETADVALMDDDLRKIPAFVRLSRRTASILRQNIALALGIKAVFLVLTVLGMGTMWMAVFADMGASLLVVFNGLRVGARRVDYC is encoded by the coding sequence ATGGATTGCCCCACCGAGGAAACGCTGATCCGCAACAAGCTGGGGGGCATGGCCGGCATCGCCGCGCTCGAATTCAACCTGATCCAGCGCGTGCTGACGGTGCACCACACCCTGCCGTCGGCGGAGCCGGTGGCCCGCGCCATCGAAAGCCTGGGCATGCGGCCGGTCCCGCTCAGCGCCGAAGCCGCACAGCAGGTGATGCCCGAAACCGCCGCGCGCAAGCCGTGGTGGCCACTGGCGCTGGCCGGTGTCGCCGCGCTGGGGGCCGAGGCCACGGAATGGCTGGGCCTGGGGTTGCCGTGGCTGCCGGCGGTGCTGGCGCTCGCCGCGGTGGCGCTGGGCGGGCTTACCACCTACCGCAAGGGCTGGATCGCCCTGCGCAACGGCAACCTGAACATCAACGCGCTGATGAGCATTGCCGTGACCGGCGCGCTGCTGCTGCGCCAGTGGCCGGAAGCGGCGATGGTCATGGTGCTGTTCGCGCTGGCCGAGCGCATCGAGGCGGCGTCGCTGGACCGCGCCCGCAATGCCATCCGCGGCCTGATGGCGATGGCGCCGGAGCGGGCCACGGTGCGGCGTGCCGATGGCAGCTGGGACACCGTGCCGGCCGCCGGGGTGGCCGTCGGCACGCTGGTGCGGCTGCGCCCGGGCGAGCGCGTGGCGCTCGACGGCAAGGTCGTGCGCGGACAGTCGGCGCTGGACCAGGCGCCCATCACCGGCGAAAGCGTGCCGGTCGACAAGGCCGAAGGCGATGCGCTCTACGCGGGCTCGATCAACCAGTCCGGTGAACTGGAATACATCGTGAGCGCGCCCGCCAGCGACTCGACACTGGCGCGCATCATCCACGCGGTGGAGGCCGCGCAGGGCAGCCGCGCCCCCACGCAGCGCTTTGTCGACCAGTTCGCGCGCATCTACACGCCCACGGTGTTCGCGATCGCGCTGGCAGTGGCGGTGGTGCCGCCACTGCTGGCGGGCGGCGGCTGGGTGGACTGGATCTACAAGGCGCTGGTGCTGCTGGTGATCGCGTGCCCGTGCGCGCTGGTGATCTCCACTCCCGTCACCATCGTCAGCGGGCTGGCCGCGGCCGCGCGGCGCGGCATCCTGGTCAAGGGCGGGGTCTACCTGGAGCAGGGCCGCGAGCTGGCCTGGGTGGCGCTGGACAAGACCGGCACCATCACCCACGGCAAGCCCGCGCAGACCGACCACGCGCTGCTTGCCGACGATGTGCCGCACGCGCGCGCCATTGCCGCCAGCCTGGCGGCGCGCTCCGACCATCCGGTCTCGCGTGCGGTGGCCGCGGCGGCGCAGGCCGACGGCATCGCCACGCTGCCGGTGGAGGCGTTCGAGGCGCTGGCGGGGCGCGGCACGCGCGGCACGGTGCAGGGCGTCGAATACCGGCTCGGCAACCACCGCCTGGTGCATGAGCTGGGCGCGTGCTCGCCGGCGCTGGAAGCACGGCTGGAAGCACTGGAGCGCGAGGGCAAGACCGTGGTGCTGCTGGCGCGGGTCGACGGCCGGGGCGCGGCCACCGCGCTGGCGTTGTTCGCGGTCGCCGACACCGTGCGCGACACCAGCCGCCAGGCGATTGCCGAGCTGCATGCGCTGGGCGTCAAGACGCTGATGCTGTCCGGCGACAACCCGCACACGGCAGAGGCGATCGCGGCGCAGGTCGGCATCGACGAGGCCCGCGGCAATCAGCTGCCGCAGGACAAGGCCGATGCCATCGCCGAGCTGGCCGACGCGGCCCATGCCCGCGGCGGCCGCATCGGCATGGTCGGCGACGGCATCAACGACGCCCCGGCGCTGGCGCGTGCCGACGTCGGCTTCGCCATGGGCGCCGCGGGCACCGACACCGCGATCGAAACCGCCGACGTGGCGCTGATGGACGACGACCTGCGCAAGATCCCGGCCTTCGTCCGGCTGTCGCGCCGCACCGCCAGCATCCTCAGGCAGAACATCGCGCTGGCGCTGGGCATCAAGGCGGTGTTCCTGGTGCTGACGGTGCTGGGGATGGGGACGATGTGGATGGCAGTGTTCGCCGACATGGGGGCGAGTCTGCTGGTGGTGTTCAATGGGCTGCGGGTGGGGGCTCGGCGCGTTGATTATTGCTGA
- a CDS encoding VOC family protein: MQVQPYLDFGGRFDEAVAFYGKVLGAQVTFAMRYKEAPQDPGMAVPDDWKDKVMHANLQIGENQVMASDGRPGERPAFSGFSLSVGGVSRDQGQRIFDGLSEGGQVVVPYQKTFWAEGFGMLVDRFGMSWMVNCEH, encoded by the coding sequence ATGCAGGTGCAACCCTATCTGGACTTCGGCGGCCGCTTCGACGAGGCGGTGGCCTTTTACGGCAAGGTGCTGGGGGCGCAGGTCACGTTTGCGATGCGCTACAAGGAAGCGCCGCAGGACCCGGGCATGGCGGTGCCCGACGACTGGAAGGACAAGGTGATGCACGCCAATCTCCAGATCGGCGAGAACCAGGTAATGGCCTCCGACGGCCGTCCCGGCGAGCGTCCGGCATTCAGCGGCTTCAGCCTGTCGGTGGGCGGGGTCAGCCGCGACCAGGGCCAGCGCATCTTCGATGGCCTGAGCGAAGGCGGCCAGGTGGTGGTGCCGTACCAGAAGACCTTCTGGGCCGAAGGCTTCGGCATGCTGGTGGACCGCTTCGGCATGTCGTGGATGGTCAACTGCGAGCACTAG
- a CDS encoding heavy metal sensor histidine kinase: MMRLPSSLTTRLALAYGLATAAILASVAAYLSSALSAQLEGRDESELVGEVLLVRHLLREVRSEAEIRADTHRFADIAMGHEGLILVVRTRQGEPLVTLNPRNETVPPLRVLPATTQPEKGMLQTWRPKNGVPSRGIAALGQLGDSDKAVEIVVLRDAGYRVALIREYRHQLLWATLCGAAVAAGLGFALARRALRPLRRMAADAAAVTTSRLATRLDVGSAPAELRELAAALNDMLARLQDSFSRLSEFSADLAHDFRTPISNLIGQTQVTLAQSRKIAEYEALLESNLEEYERLARMIENMLFLARADHAQVALDVRTLDAREELDKMAEYFEAVAADREVVLTVSGSAPVEADQTLLRRAVTNLLDNALRHAPAGSTVRVDVARAPAAAGTGAAAGPGTGTSIRVSNPGPAIPPETLPHIFGRFYRADPSRRNSAASTGLGLAIVDTIMRLHGGGVTVRSVDGLTVFTLQFPAEPLPLPAAPAAVS, encoded by the coding sequence ATGATGCGGCTGCCGTCTTCGCTCACCACGCGGCTGGCGCTGGCCTACGGGCTGGCCACCGCGGCGATCCTGGCCAGCGTGGCGGCGTACCTGTCGAGCGCACTCTCGGCCCAGCTGGAAGGACGCGATGAAAGCGAGCTGGTGGGCGAGGTGCTGCTGGTGCGCCACCTGCTGCGCGAGGTGCGCAGCGAAGCCGAGATCCGCGCCGATACCCACCGCTTTGCCGATATCGCGATGGGCCACGAGGGCCTGATCCTGGTGGTGCGCACGCGCCAGGGCGAGCCGCTGGTGACGCTGAACCCGCGCAACGAGACCGTACCGCCGCTGCGCGTGCTGCCGGCCACCACGCAGCCCGAGAAGGGCATGCTGCAGACCTGGCGGCCAAAGAACGGCGTGCCCTCGCGCGGCATTGCCGCGCTGGGCCAGCTGGGCGACTCGGACAAGGCCGTGGAGATCGTGGTGCTGCGCGATGCCGGCTATCGCGTGGCGCTGATCCGCGAGTATCGCCACCAGCTGCTGTGGGCCACGCTGTGCGGCGCCGCGGTGGCGGCCGGGCTGGGCTTTGCGCTGGCGCGGCGCGCGCTGCGGCCGCTGCGGCGCATGGCCGCCGACGCCGCCGCGGTGACCACCAGCCGCCTTGCCACGCGGCTCGACGTGGGCAGTGCGCCGGCAGAGCTGCGCGAGCTGGCGGCCGCGCTCAACGACATGCTGGCGCGCCTGCAGGACAGCTTTTCGCGGCTGTCCGAGTTCTCGGCCGACCTCGCGCATGACTTTCGCACGCCCATCAGCAACCTGATCGGCCAGACCCAGGTCACGCTGGCGCAAAGCCGCAAGATCGCCGAGTATGAGGCGCTGCTCGAGTCCAACCTGGAGGAATACGAGCGCCTGGCGCGCATGATCGAGAACATGCTGTTCCTGGCGCGCGCCGACCATGCGCAGGTGGCGCTGGACGTGCGCACGCTGGACGCGCGCGAAGAGCTCGACAAGATGGCCGAGTACTTCGAAGCCGTGGCGGCCGACCGCGAAGTCGTGCTGACGGTTTCCGGCTCGGCCCCGGTAGAGGCCGACCAGACGCTGCTGCGGCGCGCCGTGACCAACCTGCTCGACAACGCGCTGCGCCATGCCCCGGCGGGCAGCACGGTGCGGGTCGACGTCGCGCGCGCGCCGGCCGCCGCGGGCACCGGTGCGGCTGCGGGCCCGGGCACGGGCACCAGCATCCGCGTCAGCAACCCGGGTCCGGCGATCCCGCCGGAGACGCTGCCGCATATCTTCGGCCGCTTCTACCGCGCCGATCCGTCGCGGCGCAACTCGGCGGCGTCGACCGGGCTGGGGCTGGCCATCGTCGACACCATCATGCGGCTGCACGGCGGCGGCGTGACGGTGCGCAGCGTCGACGGACTGACCGTGTTCACGCTGCAGTTCCCGGCCGAGCCGCTGCCGCTGCCTGCCGCCCCCGCCGCCGTATCCTGA
- a CDS encoding heavy metal response regulator transcription factor: MRILIVEDEPKAGDYLHKGLTESGFVVDLARDGADGLAHAREHPYDLIVLDVMLPGLDGWEVLRELRRERDTPVLFLTARDELSDRLKGLELGADDYMVKPFAFAELVLRIRTILRRGPLRESEFIEVADLQIDAIRRRVVRAGQKIDLTSKEFALLYLLARRRGEVLSRSLIASQVWDVNFDSNTNVVDVSIRRLRAKVDDPFPRKLIHTRRGMGYVLDDGDDRVQDA, from the coding sequence ATGCGTATCCTGATTGTCGAGGACGAACCCAAGGCCGGCGACTACCTGCACAAGGGCCTGACCGAATCCGGCTTCGTGGTGGACCTGGCGCGCGACGGCGCGGACGGCCTGGCCCACGCGCGCGAGCATCCTTATGACCTGATCGTGCTGGACGTGATGCTGCCCGGCCTGGACGGCTGGGAGGTGCTGCGCGAACTGCGCCGCGAGCGCGACACGCCGGTGCTGTTCCTGACCGCGCGCGACGAGCTGTCGGACCGCCTCAAGGGCCTCGAGCTCGGCGCCGACGACTACATGGTCAAGCCCTTTGCCTTTGCCGAGCTGGTGCTGCGCATCCGCACCATCCTGCGCCGCGGCCCGCTGCGCGAGAGCGAATTCATCGAAGTGGCCGACCTGCAGATCGATGCCATCCGCCGCCGCGTGGTGCGCGCCGGGCAGAAGATCGACCTGACCTCGAAGGAGTTCGCGCTGCTGTACCTGCTGGCGCGCCGGCGCGGCGAGGTGCTGTCGCGCTCGCTGATCGCCTCGCAGGTGTGGGATGTCAATTTCGACAGCAACACCAATGTGGTCGACGTGTCGATCCGGCGCCTGCGCGCCAAGGTCGACGACCCGTTCCCGCGCAAGCTGATCCATACGCGCCGCGGCATGGGCTACGTGCTGGACGACGGCGATGACCGGGTGCAAGACGCATGA
- a CDS encoding H-NS family nucleoid-associated regulatory protein, whose amino-acid sequence MDRHALTFDDLVEAGCFDKVATASSGAEEPAPSPATGAAPKPAGARPLYRNAMGQSWDGQGEYPDWLQRAVNAGQSIEFFRVD is encoded by the coding sequence ATGGACCGTCATGCCCTGACCTTCGACGACCTCGTCGAGGCCGGGTGCTTTGACAAGGTTGCGACGGCATCGTCGGGCGCCGAAGAACCCGCGCCGTCGCCGGCCACCGGCGCGGCGCCGAAACCCGCGGGCGCGCGCCCGCTGTACCGCAATGCCATGGGCCAGAGCTGGGACGGGCAGGGCGAGTATCCTGACTGGCTGCAGCGGGCCGTCAACGCCGGGCAGTCGATCGAGTTCTTCCGCGTCGATTAA